A window from Thunnus albacares chromosome 19, fThuAlb1.1, whole genome shotgun sequence encodes these proteins:
- the LOC122969582 gene encoding ras-related protein Rab-25-like produces MGSDESYNFVFKVVLIGESGVGKSNLLNRFTKNEFNHDSRTTIGVEFSTRTVQLDNFIIKAQIWDTAGLERYRAITSAYYRGAVGALLVYDITKHLTYESAERWLKELYDHADPHMVVMLVGNKTDLESLRTVPTDEAKDFAEKKGLMFMETSALDSTNVEAAFNEVLTAIHKKVASREVTRGSISAVTLSSPIGPTSEVQEERRGCCNSS; encoded by the exons ATGGGGTCTGATGAGTCATACAACTTTGTCTTTAAAG TGGTTTTAATAGGAGAGTCTGGAGTAGGAAAGAGCAACCTTCTGAATCGCTTCACCAAGAATGAGTTCAATCACGACAGTCGCACCACCATTGGTGTGGAGTTCAGCACGCGGACTGTTCAGCTGGACAACTTTATCATCAAAGCTCAAATCTGGGACACAGCGGGGCTGGAGCGCTACAGGGCTATTACCTCAGC GTATTACAGGGGAGCAGTCGGAGCCCTGTTGGTCTATGACATTACCAAGCACCTAACCTATGAAAGCGCAGAGCGATGGTTGAAAGAACTGTACGACCATGCAGACCCTCACATGGTGGTCATGCTGGTAGGAAACAAGACAGACCTGGAGAGCCTCAGGACGGTGCCCACGGATGAGGCCAAAGACTTTGCAG AGAAGAAAGGTCTTATGTTCATGGAGACATCAGCGTTGGACTCCACCAATGTCGAAGCTGCTTTCAATGAAGTTCTCACAG CGATCCATAAGAAGGTGGCCAGCAGAGAAGTGACCCGTGGCTCCATCAGTGCTGTGACCCTGTCCAGTCCCATCGGACCCACCAGCGAGGTGCAGGAGGAGCGCAGAGGCTGCTGCAATAGCTCCTAA
- the LOC122969583 gene encoding zinc finger protein 385D-like isoform X1 → MYFGNVCHSVLPPLARTTLGRTQPSPDPKPLLPFHLLPGFTDMDHVHKALIGPGFRLSSPLKRKPSSCGVCRLRFNSEAQASSHYSGTKHAKRLKSLDAPDSKIRTSEPVTKETTSQILSSPCSQPSSFDTTSGEPSAPNPTSEAAPSSGGPNETVKVPSNPSLSPCPSMTEKETPKDGDVEVAPEETEEEKAIRLLYCSLCKVAVNSASQLQAHNSGTKHKTMLEARSGDGAIKSFPRTGVKAKLAAPSELSTGLQNKTFHCEICDVHVNSETQLKQHISSRRHKDRAAGKPAKPKFSPYTPTQRHQSFQAIRLALQKSQDLTKPLASCVLQRQLSVVTAAAMATLPPFPVRPASSSSPALFHSQPLPQALLHPAPGPICSTHSPVLFSPY, encoded by the exons ATGTATTTCG GCAATGTGTGTCACAGTGTTCTGCCACCGCTGGCTCGAACCACGCTGGGCAGGACTCAGCCCTCCCCAGACCCGAaacccctcctccccttccaccTGCTGCCTGGATTCACTGAC ATGGATCATGTCCATAAAGCTCTGATTGGCCCAGGATTCAGGCTAAGCTCACCGCTGAAGAGGAAGCCCAGTTCCTGTGGAGTCTGCCGACTGAGGTTCAACTCTGAG GCACAGGCTTCTTCCCATTATAGTGGCACCAAACATGCGAAAAGGCTGAAATCTCTGGATGCTCCAGATTCTAAGATCAGGACCTCTGAACCGGTCACCAAGGAAACCACATCTCAAATCCTCTCATCACCCTGCTCACAGCCCTCCAGCTTTGACACAACATCAGGag AGCCCTCAGCCCCAAACCCTACCTCAGAGGCGGCACCGTCAAGCGGCGGACCCAATGAAACTGTGAAAGTGCCGTCCAACCCCTCCCTGTCACCCTGCCCAAGtatgacagagaaagaaacaccAAAAGACGGAGACGTAGAGGTGGCTCCAGAGGAGACGGAAGAAGAAAAAGCTATACGCCTTCTCTACTGCTCACTCTGTAAAGTGGCTGTCAACTCCGCCTCCCAGCTCCAAGCCCACAACAGTG GCACTAAACACAAGACAATGTTGGAGGCGAGAAGTGGTGACGGAGCCATCAAGTCCTTTCCGAGGACGGGAGTCAAGGCCAAGTTGGCTGCGCCGTCTGAGTTGTCAACTGGACTCCAGAATAAAACTTTCCACTGTGAGATCTGTGATGTGCATGTCAACTCTGAGACTCAACTCAAACAG CACATTAGCAGTAGGAGACACAAGGACAGAGCAGCAGGTAAACCAGCCAAGCCTAAGTTCAGCCCCTACACTCCCACCCAGCGTCACCAGAGTTTCCAGGCA ATTCGTCTGGCTCTACAGAAGAGCCAAGACCTGACCAAACCTCTGGCCTCGTGTGTCCTACAACGTCAGCTTTCTGTTGTCACCGCCGCCGCCATGGCAACGCTACCCCCTTTCCCTGTCAGGCCCGCCTCAAGCTCGAGCCCCGCCCTATTTCACAGTCAGCCCCTCCCCCAGGCCCTGCTGCATCCGGCCCCTGGGCCCATCTGTTCAACACACTCGCCGGTTCTGTTTTCCCCCTACTGA
- the LOC122969583 gene encoding zinc finger protein 385D-like isoform X2: protein MDHVHKALIGPGFRLSSPLKRKPSSCGVCRLRFNSEAQASSHYSGTKHAKRLKSLDAPDSKIRTSEPVTKETTSQILSSPCSQPSSFDTTSGEPSAPNPTSEAAPSSGGPNETVKVPSNPSLSPCPSMTEKETPKDGDVEVAPEETEEEKAIRLLYCSLCKVAVNSASQLQAHNSGTKHKTMLEARSGDGAIKSFPRTGVKAKLAAPSELSTGLQNKTFHCEICDVHVNSETQLKQHISSRRHKDRAAGKPAKPKFSPYTPTQRHQSFQAIRLALQKSQDLTKPLASCVLQRQLSVVTAAAMATLPPFPVRPASSSSPALFHSQPLPQALLHPAPGPICSTHSPVLFSPY from the exons ATGGATCATGTCCATAAAGCTCTGATTGGCCCAGGATTCAGGCTAAGCTCACCGCTGAAGAGGAAGCCCAGTTCCTGTGGAGTCTGCCGACTGAGGTTCAACTCTGAG GCACAGGCTTCTTCCCATTATAGTGGCACCAAACATGCGAAAAGGCTGAAATCTCTGGATGCTCCAGATTCTAAGATCAGGACCTCTGAACCGGTCACCAAGGAAACCACATCTCAAATCCTCTCATCACCCTGCTCACAGCCCTCCAGCTTTGACACAACATCAGGag AGCCCTCAGCCCCAAACCCTACCTCAGAGGCGGCACCGTCAAGCGGCGGACCCAATGAAACTGTGAAAGTGCCGTCCAACCCCTCCCTGTCACCCTGCCCAAGtatgacagagaaagaaacaccAAAAGACGGAGACGTAGAGGTGGCTCCAGAGGAGACGGAAGAAGAAAAAGCTATACGCCTTCTCTACTGCTCACTCTGTAAAGTGGCTGTCAACTCCGCCTCCCAGCTCCAAGCCCACAACAGTG GCACTAAACACAAGACAATGTTGGAGGCGAGAAGTGGTGACGGAGCCATCAAGTCCTTTCCGAGGACGGGAGTCAAGGCCAAGTTGGCTGCGCCGTCTGAGTTGTCAACTGGACTCCAGAATAAAACTTTCCACTGTGAGATCTGTGATGTGCATGTCAACTCTGAGACTCAACTCAAACAG CACATTAGCAGTAGGAGACACAAGGACAGAGCAGCAGGTAAACCAGCCAAGCCTAAGTTCAGCCCCTACACTCCCACCCAGCGTCACCAGAGTTTCCAGGCA ATTCGTCTGGCTCTACAGAAGAGCCAAGACCTGACCAAACCTCTGGCCTCGTGTGTCCTACAACGTCAGCTTTCTGTTGTCACCGCCGCCGCCATGGCAACGCTACCCCCTTTCCCTGTCAGGCCCGCCTCAAGCTCGAGCCCCGCCCTATTTCACAGTCAGCCCCTCCCCCAGGCCCTGCTGCATCCGGCCCCTGGGCCCATCTGTTCAACACACTCGCCGGTTCTGTTTTCCCCCTACTGA